The following proteins come from a genomic window of Lolium rigidum isolate FL_2022 chromosome 5, APGP_CSIRO_Lrig_0.1, whole genome shotgun sequence:
- the LOC124655358 gene encoding uncharacterized protein LOC124655358 — protein MSVVMYTNLLILRSYEPHLRRGSRVHHRRAAAARPDHAYLCWSASTLAMYRIHGVSLPCCNRSGLQSQVSMMEHDFYLRRILTGCVTSGVIHVGNKVHGLCNRDKGIQNIDDGKVLTALPAVELGPSHNIYDFQCE, from the exons ATGTCTGTTGTCATGTACACAAACTTGCTAATATTAAGAAGTTATGAGCCCCATTTGCGTCGAGGCTCCCGAGTCCATCATCGACGAGCCGCTGCTGCTAGGCCTGACCATGCTTACCTGTGCTGGAGCGCATCAACCCTGGCCATGTACCGCATTCACGGCGTTAGTTTACCATGCTGCAACCGCAGCGGTCTGCAATCTCAG GTTTCCATGATGGAGCATGATTTTTACCTAAGAAGAATACTCACTGGGTGTGTAACCTCTGGAGTTATCCATGTAGGCAACAAAGTTCATGGTCTGTGCAACAGAGATAAAGGGATTCAGAACATTGACGATGGAAAG GTTTTGACTGCTCTACCAGCAGTTGAGTTGGGACCCTCCCACAATATCTATGACTTTCAGTGTGAATGA